One Glycine max cultivar Williams 82 chromosome 6, Glycine_max_v4.0, whole genome shotgun sequence DNA segment encodes these proteins:
- the LOC100791857 gene encoding protein CPR-5 isoform X1: MAEIQNCSSEPEPTAINEWEGQASMKSTTQSSEASDTTSSRKENKGKGKAAAFKRRNPRVLVRRHRANNVDTIGLPLGMSFAAVMAQVMYRRDVAAESMSPSHLSMMCSSAIKESLASVFGDKLDGLTRNFEQSFCSTLSTLQLIYESSKSNEGNKLNNTKMEIMSSKLTLNKEECSGDIVTEVGHSRHAEIQDQSISHDSPEEVRDNFHIDSIGRDSPEEGRDNIHNNSVSLDSPEESRDNFHMGSVSRDLTLYGQSNQMVSFSQISFGSVNNPMVSIFEKSIMEQCRSNDLKTLELGLKMKELKLKEDELALNLDSNNLNRSKLVMGESKQSFKEEKFKTQLEDTRHGELKKKCIDCLITGLLIMSSSLLYGAYVYSYERITKATESCTPSTQESSSWWTPKSMVLFNSKLHILWCQVQVMSRMAFGILMIFAVAYLLLQRSTTTSQTMPVTFILLMLGIFCGYCGKLCVETLGGSGIVWLLYWEIMCLLHFLSLCWTSALFRILHGPVTPSQTMEENTILRYWIRRVLFYAAMLVFLPLFCGLMPFASLGQWKEHFTLKGSDFNGSEW, from the exons ATGGCTGAGATTCAGAATTGTTCCTCGGAACCAGAACCAACCGCAATCAACGAATGGGAGGGTCAAGCTTCGATGAAGAGCACAACGCAAAGTTCAGAAGCCTCCGATACGACGTCGTCACGAAAAGAGAATAAAGGTAAAGGTAAGGCTGCGGCGTTCAAACGACGGAACCCTAGAGTTCTTGTTCGCCGCCATAGGGCTAATAATGTGGACACTATTGGCCTTCCTCTTGGCATGTCATTCGCCGCTGTTATGGCTCAG gtgATGTATAGAAGAGATGTAGCAGCCGAGAGTATGTCTCCCAGTCATCTTTCGATG ATGTGTTCATCGGCTATCAAAGAATCTCTTGCCAGT GTTTTTGGAGACAAGCTAGATGGTTTGACGAGGAACTTTGAACAATCTTTTTGTAGCACCTTGAGTACTCTTCAGTTAATTTATGAATCATCCAAGAGCAATgaaggaaataaattaaataatacaaagATGGAAATTATGAGTTCTAAATTGACTCTCAATAAAGAGGAATGCTCAGGTGATATTGTTACAGAGGTCGGTCATTCAAGACATGCTGAAATCCAAGATCAATCAATTAGTCATGATTCTCCTGAAGAGGTCAGGGATAACTTTCATATAGATTCAATTGGTCGCGATTCTCCTGAAGAAGGCAGGGATAACATTCATAATAATTCAGTTAGTCTTGATTCTCCTGAAGAGAGCAGGGATAACTTTCATATGGGTTCAGTTAGTCGCGATCTCACTTTGTATGGGCAATCAAACCaaatggtttccttttctcaaATATCTTTTGGATCTGTAAATAATCCTATGGTTAGTATTTTTGAGAAGTCCATCATGGAGCAGTGTCGTTCTAATGACCTCAAGACACTTGAACTTGGCCTTAAAATGAAggaattgaaattgaaagagGATGAATTGGCTCTCAACCTTGATTCGAATAATTTAAACAGATCAAAATTAGTCATGGGAGAATCAAAGCAATCTTTCAAAGAGGAAAAGTTCAAGACCCAGTTAGAAGATACGAGGCATGGTGAACTCAAAAAGAAGTGCATTGACTGTCTTATTACTGGTTTGCTTATCATGTCATCCTCACTTTTGTATGGTGCCTATGTTTATTCCTACGAGCGGATTACTAAAGCTACTGAATCATGTACACCATCAACCCAG GAATCTTCCTCCTGGTGGACTCCCAAGTCAATGGTCTTATTCAATTCAAAGTTGCATATTTTGTGGTGTCAAGTTCAAGTTATGAGCCGAATGGCATTTGGCATCTTGATGATTTTTGCTGTTGCATATTTGCTCTTGCAGCGGTCGACCACAACATCACAGACTATGCCAGTCACTTTCATCCTTTTAATGTTGGGAATTTTTTGTGGCTATTGTGGCAAGCTATGTGTAGAGACATTGGGTGGGAGTGGTATTGTGTGGCTCTTATACTGGGAGATTATGTGCTTGCTGCATTTCTTATCTCTTTGCTGGACATCCGCTTTGTTCCGGATCCTTCATGGACCAGTCACTCCATCACAAACAATGGAGGAGAATACAATTCTTCGGTATTGGATTCGCAGAGTTCTGTTCTATGCTGCTATGCTTGTGTTTCTACCGTTGTTTTGTGGTCTCATGCCATTTGCTAGCCTAGGTCAATGGAAAGAACATTTTACATTGAAGGGGTCAGATTTTAATGGATCCGAATGGTAA
- the LOC100791857 gene encoding protein CPR-5 isoform X2 yields MLRKMCSSAIKESLASVFGDKLDGLTRNFEQSFCSTLSTLQLIYESSKSNEGNKLNNTKMEIMSSKLTLNKEECSGDIVTEVGHSRHAEIQDQSISHDSPEEVRDNFHIDSIGRDSPEEGRDNIHNNSVSLDSPEESRDNFHMGSVSRDLTLYGQSNQMVSFSQISFGSVNNPMVSIFEKSIMEQCRSNDLKTLELGLKMKELKLKEDELALNLDSNNLNRSKLVMGESKQSFKEEKFKTQLEDTRHGELKKKCIDCLITGLLIMSSSLLYGAYVYSYERITKATESCTPSTQESSSWWTPKSMVLFNSKLHILWCQVQVMSRMAFGILMIFAVAYLLLQRSTTTSQTMPVTFILLMLGIFCGYCGKLCVETLGGSGIVWLLYWEIMCLLHFLSLCWTSALFRILHGPVTPSQTMEENTILRYWIRRVLFYAAMLVFLPLFCGLMPFASLGQWKEHFTLKGSDFNGSEW; encoded by the exons ATGCTTAGAAAA ATGTGTTCATCGGCTATCAAAGAATCTCTTGCCAGT GTTTTTGGAGACAAGCTAGATGGTTTGACGAGGAACTTTGAACAATCTTTTTGTAGCACCTTGAGTACTCTTCAGTTAATTTATGAATCATCCAAGAGCAATgaaggaaataaattaaataatacaaagATGGAAATTATGAGTTCTAAATTGACTCTCAATAAAGAGGAATGCTCAGGTGATATTGTTACAGAGGTCGGTCATTCAAGACATGCTGAAATCCAAGATCAATCAATTAGTCATGATTCTCCTGAAGAGGTCAGGGATAACTTTCATATAGATTCAATTGGTCGCGATTCTCCTGAAGAAGGCAGGGATAACATTCATAATAATTCAGTTAGTCTTGATTCTCCTGAAGAGAGCAGGGATAACTTTCATATGGGTTCAGTTAGTCGCGATCTCACTTTGTATGGGCAATCAAACCaaatggtttccttttctcaaATATCTTTTGGATCTGTAAATAATCCTATGGTTAGTATTTTTGAGAAGTCCATCATGGAGCAGTGTCGTTCTAATGACCTCAAGACACTTGAACTTGGCCTTAAAATGAAggaattgaaattgaaagagGATGAATTGGCTCTCAACCTTGATTCGAATAATTTAAACAGATCAAAATTAGTCATGGGAGAATCAAAGCAATCTTTCAAAGAGGAAAAGTTCAAGACCCAGTTAGAAGATACGAGGCATGGTGAACTCAAAAAGAAGTGCATTGACTGTCTTATTACTGGTTTGCTTATCATGTCATCCTCACTTTTGTATGGTGCCTATGTTTATTCCTACGAGCGGATTACTAAAGCTACTGAATCATGTACACCATCAACCCAG GAATCTTCCTCCTGGTGGACTCCCAAGTCAATGGTCTTATTCAATTCAAAGTTGCATATTTTGTGGTGTCAAGTTCAAGTTATGAGCCGAATGGCATTTGGCATCTTGATGATTTTTGCTGTTGCATATTTGCTCTTGCAGCGGTCGACCACAACATCACAGACTATGCCAGTCACTTTCATCCTTTTAATGTTGGGAATTTTTTGTGGCTATTGTGGCAAGCTATGTGTAGAGACATTGGGTGGGAGTGGTATTGTGTGGCTCTTATACTGGGAGATTATGTGCTTGCTGCATTTCTTATCTCTTTGCTGGACATCCGCTTTGTTCCGGATCCTTCATGGACCAGTCACTCCATCACAAACAATGGAGGAGAATACAATTCTTCGGTATTGGATTCGCAGAGTTCTGTTCTATGCTGCTATGCTTGTGTTTCTACCGTTGTTTTGTGGTCTCATGCCATTTGCTAGCCTAGGTCAATGGAAAGAACATTTTACATTGAAGGGGTCAGATTTTAATGGATCCGAATGGTAA